A region from the Maridesulfovibrio zosterae DSM 11974 genome encodes:
- a CDS encoding nucleotidyltransferase family protein, with protein sequence MTEFNDIPVIILAGGKGTRLSSVVADRPKPLAEVLGRPYITFLLDQLVESGSSRVVISTGYKAQMIKKALGSKYRSLRLSYAQEDEPLGTGGGIRLAMEQLEGDIFLVLNGDSYCGADLSLYSKWFFKELREASLLLTRMNDTSRYGRVYLDDSQQVTNFVEKGGNTGSGLINAGIYLLKRSVLSDVPVGYACSIEQNIFPGLIGKGLFGFPVNASFLDIGTPESYAEAKLFFKGIQETK encoded by the coding sequence ATGACAGAGTTTAATGACATACCTGTAATTATTCTTGCTGGCGGCAAAGGTACAAGATTGAGTTCTGTTGTTGCCGATCGACCGAAACCTCTGGCTGAGGTTCTGGGCAGGCCATATATAACCTTCCTGCTAGATCAACTGGTCGAGTCTGGTTCTTCAAGAGTAGTCATCTCTACAGGCTACAAAGCACAAATGATCAAAAAGGCGCTGGGATCGAAATATAGGTCCCTGCGCCTTTCTTATGCTCAGGAAGATGAGCCGCTCGGAACCGGTGGCGGTATCCGGCTGGCCATGGAGCAACTTGAGGGAGATATTTTTCTGGTCTTGAACGGTGATTCATATTGCGGAGCAGATCTCTCGCTTTACAGTAAATGGTTTTTTAAAGAGTTGCGTGAAGCTTCGTTACTGCTTACCAGAATGAATGATACATCCCGCTACGGACGGGTGTATCTGGATGATTCACAACAGGTTACTAATTTTGTGGAAAAAGGCGGCAATACAGGAAGCGGCCTAATCAATGCGGGCATATACCTATTGAAAAGATCAGTATTGAGCGATGTCCCTGTCGGATATGCCTGCTCTATAGAGCAAAATATTTTTCCCGGCCTTATAGGCAAAGGACTATTCGGTTTTCCTGTAAACGCCTCTTTTCTCGACATCGGCACCCCGGAATCATATGCTGAAGCGAAATTATTTTTTAAAGGAATTCAAGAAACTAAATGA
- a CDS encoding kinase, producing the protein MIISRTPFRVSFFGGGTDYPAWYMKHGGSVLSTAIDKYCYITLRYLPPFFEHKIRLVYSKMEQCQHFSELQHPAVRETLRYMNFVDSLEIHHDGDLPARSGMGSSSSFTVGLLNALYALRGKMAEPHRLGMESIHIEQNMIKETVGSQDQMAAAHGGLNHIEFRKDGEIFVNPVIVSPARVAELSDHLMLFYTGIMRTASDVAESFVNDLEAKHDLLHRMNGMVKQGIDILTNGGDICLFGELLNETWQAKKQLGDKVANPVVNDLYSRARKMGAMGGKLTGAGGGGFLLLFAPPEKHKCIRQELKELLHIPFDFVRNGSQIIFYDPRIDNYRALEEEHNRKDVNGFYELSSLKA; encoded by the coding sequence ATGATTATCAGTAGAACCCCGTTTCGTGTTTCTTTTTTTGGAGGAGGCACGGATTATCCAGCTTGGTACATGAAACATGGTGGCAGTGTTTTGTCTACAGCCATTGACAAATACTGCTACATCACTCTTCGTTACCTGCCCCCATTCTTCGAACACAAAATTCGTCTGGTATATTCGAAAATGGAACAGTGTCAGCATTTCTCCGAATTACAGCACCCCGCTGTACGCGAAACATTGCGATACATGAATTTTGTCGATAGTCTTGAAATTCACCACGATGGGGATCTGCCAGCACGTAGCGGAATGGGGTCCAGTTCGTCCTTCACCGTAGGGCTGCTTAACGCCCTCTATGCCCTGCGCGGCAAGATGGCTGAGCCTCATCGCCTGGGGATGGAATCTATCCATATCGAACAGAATATGATCAAAGAAACTGTAGGTTCCCAGGACCAGATGGCTGCAGCCCACGGAGGATTGAATCATATTGAGTTCCGGAAGGACGGGGAAATTTTTGTCAACCCGGTGATAGTTTCACCAGCAAGGGTGGCAGAACTATCTGACCACCTTATGCTGTTTTATACTGGGATCATGCGCACTGCTTCTGATGTGGCCGAGAGTTTTGTTAACGATCTTGAAGCCAAGCACGACCTCCTGCATCGCATGAACGGTATGGTCAAGCAGGGAATAGATATTTTGACTAACGGCGGAGATATCTGCCTTTTTGGCGAATTATTGAATGAAACATGGCAGGCCAAAAAGCAGCTTGGCGACAAAGTAGCTAACCCTGTGGTCAATGACCTTTATTCCCGGGCCCGTAAAATGGGTGCTATGGGAGGCAAGCTTACCGGAGCAGGCGGCGGGGGATTTCTGCTACTCTTCGCACCACCTGAGAAACATAAATGCATCAGGCAAGAGCTCAAAGAACTCTTGCATATCCCGTTTGATTTTGTCCGCAATGGTTCCCAGATCATTTTTTACGACCCCAGAATCGATAACTACAGAGCTCTTGAAGAAGAGCACAACCGTAAAGACGTCAACGGCTTTTATGAACTGTCTTCCCTAAAGGCCTGA
- a CDS encoding tRNA dihydrouridine synthase, producing the protein MLHPINPTTSPAYSMNKSIPTYSPKLAAQLNTPIAIGNKIVPNRLWLAPMAGLTHSAFRQVLAHYGSCGLVFTEMCSAKAVPTENPRISPVFRWQEWELPNLVCQLLGSAPEEFVIAAKRVEREGFFGVDINMGCSARGMIKREAGAALLKTPDKAMAVVEAVRKAVSIPVFVKFRTGWSKEIAPAVALAKDLEAAGADCLVFHPRVAPDKRTRPPRIDHIRHIKEAVSIPVFGNGDVTTTQHCQNMLDTTGCDGVSIGRMAVARPWIFAQWTADFTPDDNIFQDYVLRLAAALEQEFDPIRGIKRFRLFMAYFAANFRFGHSLQSSFSTAKTMDDVRRLAKEYIRPNMSLSQSPNMSLYSL; encoded by the coding sequence GTGCTTCATCCCATAAACCCCACAACCAGTCCTGCATATTCCATGAACAAATCAATTCCTACCTATTCTCCAAAGCTAGCTGCACAACTCAATACTCCCATTGCCATTGGCAATAAAATCGTCCCCAACCGCCTGTGGCTGGCTCCCATGGCAGGATTGACCCACAGTGCCTTTCGTCAGGTTCTGGCCCACTATGGTTCCTGCGGTCTGGTCTTTACGGAAATGTGCAGCGCCAAGGCTGTACCAACGGAGAATCCCCGGATATCCCCGGTATTTCGGTGGCAGGAGTGGGAACTTCCCAACTTGGTCTGTCAATTGTTAGGCAGCGCGCCAGAGGAATTTGTAATTGCAGCTAAGCGCGTGGAGCGCGAAGGTTTCTTTGGCGTAGACATCAATATGGGATGCTCGGCACGGGGAATGATCAAGCGCGAAGCGGGAGCTGCCCTACTTAAGACACCAGACAAAGCAATGGCGGTGGTAGAAGCGGTACGAAAGGCTGTGTCTATTCCTGTTTTTGTTAAATTCCGCACAGGATGGTCCAAGGAAATTGCCCCAGCAGTAGCCCTAGCCAAAGATCTTGAGGCAGCAGGAGCCGATTGTCTGGTATTCCACCCGCGTGTAGCCCCGGACAAACGTACCCGCCCCCCCAGAATTGACCACATCCGCCACATAAAGGAAGCTGTCTCCATTCCTGTCTTTGGTAATGGGGATGTGACAACCACGCAGCACTGTCAGAATATGCTTGATACGACAGGCTGTGATGGCGTATCCATTGGCCGTATGGCCGTGGCTCGTCCCTGGATCTTTGCCCAATGGACAGCAGACTTTACCCCTGACGACAATATTTTTCAAGACTATGTCCTGCGTCTGGCAGCAGCTTTGGAACAGGAGTTCGATCCCATCCGAGGCATCAAAAGATTTCGGCTATTCATGGCCTATTTTGCAGCCAATTTCCGATTCGGTCACAGCCTGCAATCCTCCTTTTCCACGGCAAAAACCATGGACGATGTCCGTCGGTTGGCCAAAGAATACATCAGGCCGAACATGTCCTTGAGCCAGTCTCCCAACATGAGCTTGTACAGTCTCTAA
- a CDS encoding NAD-dependent epimerase/dehydratase family protein, whose product MAEKILVTGGAGYLGSTLVPILLSKGYEVTVLDNLLFGQTPLLDCCHYPSFNFIKGDICDYSLVDELIAQHDIIIPLAAIVGAPACKMNPTVTDLVNKQAHMHIVNQTSKDQAVIFPTTNSGYGIGEKDAYCTEKSPLRPISEYGICKVEVEKAFLDKGTAVTFRLATVFGMSPRMRMDLLVNDFTYQAFKNRSVILFEDHFRRNYIHVRDVAKAFIWGIENYGKMKGEPFNVGLSTANLTKRQLAEKIGEHVEGFYIHSAAIGEDPDKRDYLVSNDKIEALGWSPDHDLDMGIQELLKGYRILKPNQFSNA is encoded by the coding sequence ATGGCTGAGAAAATTCTTGTTACCGGCGGTGCCGGATATCTGGGGTCTACCCTGGTTCCCATCCTGTTATCAAAGGGATATGAAGTTACTGTTCTCGACAACCTACTTTTCGGACAAACTCCACTCTTGGATTGCTGTCACTATCCTAGTTTCAATTTCATCAAAGGCGATATTTGCGATTACAGCCTAGTTGACGAACTGATCGCTCAGCACGATATTATCATCCCATTGGCTGCAATTGTCGGAGCGCCGGCCTGCAAGATGAACCCCACTGTAACCGACTTGGTTAACAAGCAGGCACACATGCATATAGTAAACCAGACATCTAAAGATCAGGCTGTCATCTTCCCCACTACAAATTCAGGGTACGGCATAGGTGAGAAGGATGCATACTGCACTGAGAAAAGTCCTTTGCGTCCCATTTCTGAATACGGCATATGCAAGGTTGAAGTGGAGAAAGCATTTCTTGATAAGGGCACAGCGGTCACTTTCCGTCTGGCAACAGTGTTCGGCATGAGTCCAAGAATGCGCATGGACCTGCTGGTCAACGATTTTACATATCAGGCTTTCAAGAATCGCTCTGTAATTCTGTTCGAAGACCACTTCCGACGCAATTATATCCATGTCCGCGATGTTGCTAAAGCTTTTATCTGGGGCATCGAAAACTATGGTAAAATGAAAGGCGAGCCTTTCAATGTGGGACTTTCCACTGCCAACCTGACCAAACGCCAATTGGCAGAAAAAATCGGCGAACATGTGGAAGGTTTCTACATCCATTCCGCAGCGATCGGTGAAGACCCGGATAAACGCGATTACCTTGTTTCCAATGACAAGATCGAAGCCCTGGGCTGGTCTCCCGACCATGATTTGGATATGGGTATCCAGGAGCTGCTGAAAGGATATCGCATTCTTAAACCTAACCAGTTCTCCAACGCTTAG